One window of Streptomyces sp. NBC_00273 genomic DNA carries:
- a CDS encoding GNAT family N-acetyltransferase gives MTIAPLSPSPLTAPAPAPSPAPATRLAPVRDPAAAPGAPSEGPRYAVRLARDEDEVRAAQRLRHQVFVGELGARLDGPEPGLDADAFDAYCDHLLVIDEEAEQVVGTYRLLPPERAAVAGRLYSEGEFDLSALAPIRPDLVEVGRSCVHPDHRNGAVIALIWAGLAHYMDRTGHNWLAGCCSIPLADGGVLAAATRETALTRSLAPEEYRVTPHLPWSPEGITFPDRMELPPLLRGYLRLGAWVCGEPALDAEFGCADLYVLLSLRRTNPRYLKHFRSLVPGA, from the coding sequence ATGACGATCGCACCCCTGTCCCCGTCCCCCCTCACCGCCCCGGCGCCGGCCCCCTCACCCGCGCCCGCCACCCGCCTCGCCCCCGTCAGGGACCCGGCCGCGGCGCCCGGCGCGCCTTCCGAAGGACCGCGCTACGCCGTCCGCCTCGCCCGCGACGAGGACGAGGTGCGCGCCGCCCAGCGGCTGCGCCACCAGGTCTTCGTCGGCGAGCTCGGCGCCCGACTGGACGGGCCCGAGCCCGGCCTCGACGCCGACGCCTTCGACGCGTACTGCGACCACCTCCTCGTCATCGACGAGGAGGCCGAGCAGGTCGTCGGCACCTACCGGCTGCTGCCCCCGGAGCGCGCCGCCGTCGCCGGCCGCCTCTACTCCGAGGGGGAATTCGACCTCTCGGCCCTCGCCCCCATCCGCCCCGACCTCGTCGAGGTCGGCCGCTCCTGCGTCCACCCCGACCACCGCAACGGCGCCGTCATCGCCCTCATCTGGGCCGGCCTCGCCCACTACATGGACCGCACCGGGCACAACTGGCTCGCCGGCTGCTGCTCGATACCGCTCGCCGACGGCGGAGTCCTGGCCGCCGCCACCAGGGAGACCGCCCTGACCCGCAGCCTCGCCCCCGAGGAGTACCGGGTAACCCCCCACCTCCCCTGGAGCCCCGAGGGCATCACCTTCCCCGACCGCATGGAGCTGCCCCCGCTGCTGCGCGGCTACCTCCGCCTCGGCGCCTGGGTGTGCGGCGAGCCCGCCCTCGACGCCGAGTTCGGCTGCGCCGACCTGTACGTCCTGCTCTCCCTGCGCCGGACCAACCCGCGCTACCTCAAGCACTTCCGCTCGCTCGTCCCGGGCGCATGA
- a CDS encoding phosphatase domain-containing protein, with amino-acid sequence MSEHTTRPLAVFDLDNTLADTGHRQGFLERRPRDWTGFFAAAPADPPLARGVALAVESAVDCEVVYLTGRPERCRADTLDWLARHDLPEGRLFMRGNQDRRPARTTKLEVLRRISRGREVRMLVDDDELVCQAARAAGFRVVLADWAADAPELESAQEVDGRT; translated from the coding sequence ATGAGTGAGCACACCACCCGGCCGCTGGCCGTCTTCGACCTCGACAACACCCTTGCGGACACCGGCCATCGCCAGGGCTTCCTGGAGCGCCGGCCCCGGGACTGGACCGGTTTCTTCGCCGCCGCCCCGGCCGACCCGCCGCTCGCGCGCGGGGTCGCGCTGGCCGTGGAGAGCGCGGTCGACTGCGAGGTGGTGTACCTGACCGGGCGCCCCGAGCGGTGCCGTGCGGACACGCTCGACTGGCTCGCCCGGCACGACCTGCCCGAGGGGCGGCTGTTCATGCGCGGCAACCAGGACCGGCGGCCGGCCCGCACCACCAAGCTGGAGGTGCTGCGGCGGATCTCCCGGGGCCGGGAGGTGCGGATGCTCGTCGACGACGACGAGCTCGTCTGCCAGGCCGCGCGCGCCGCCGGATTCCGGGTGGTGCTCGCCGACTGGGCGGCGGACGCGCCCGAGCTGGAGTCCGCCCAGGAGGTCGACGGGCGGACGTGA
- the egtD gene encoding L-histidine N(alpha)-methyltransferase: protein MNDFQLTRTLDENAAETALRADVLHGLTHSPKVLPPKWFYDARGSELFEEITRLSEYYPTRAEREILLERAREIATESGARTLVELGSGSSEKTRHLIEAMPALDTYVPVDVSESALRGAAETLLAEHPGLRVHALLADFTRALQLPDSPGPRLVVFLGGTIGNLLPPERAVFLASVRAMLSPGDALLMGTDLVKDEAVLVSAYDDARGVTAEFNKNVLAVINRELGADFHTADFAHVAVWNEEQEWIEMRLRARSELVVKIRALDLVVPFAAGEEILTEVSAKFRQEGVRKELAAAGLELTQWWTDAAGRFALSLSVADGVAG from the coding sequence GTGAACGACTTTCAGTTGACCCGTACGCTCGACGAGAACGCCGCGGAGACGGCGCTGCGTGCGGATGTGTTGCACGGGCTGACGCACTCGCCGAAGGTGCTGCCTCCCAAGTGGTTCTACGACGCGCGGGGCAGTGAGCTCTTCGAGGAGATCACCCGGTTGTCGGAGTACTACCCGACGCGCGCGGAACGGGAGATCCTGCTGGAGCGGGCGCGGGAGATCGCCACCGAGAGCGGCGCCCGCACCCTGGTGGAGCTGGGCTCCGGGTCCTCGGAGAAGACCCGGCACCTCATCGAGGCGATGCCCGCGCTGGACACGTACGTGCCGGTGGACGTGAGCGAGAGCGCGCTGCGGGGGGCGGCCGAGACGCTGCTGGCGGAGCATCCGGGGCTGCGGGTGCACGCCCTGCTGGCCGACTTCACGCGTGCGCTGCAACTGCCGGACTCCCCCGGGCCCCGGCTGGTGGTGTTCCTGGGCGGCACGATCGGGAACCTGCTGCCGCCGGAGCGGGCGGTGTTCCTGGCGTCCGTACGGGCGATGCTGTCGCCCGGGGACGCACTGCTGATGGGGACGGACCTGGTGAAGGACGAGGCCGTGCTGGTGTCGGCCTACGACGACGCACGGGGGGTGACGGCCGAGTTCAACAAGAACGTGCTGGCGGTCATCAACCGGGAACTGGGGGCGGACTTCCACACGGCCGACTTCGCGCACGTGGCGGTGTGGAACGAGGAGCAGGAGTGGATCGAGATGCGGCTGCGGGCCCGGTCGGAACTGGTGGTGAAGATCCGGGCGCTGGATCTGGTGGTGCCGTTCGCGGCGGGTGAGGAGATCCTGACGGAGGTCTCCGCGAAGTTCCGTCAGGAGGGCGTGCGCAAGGAGCTGGCGGCGGCGGGGCTGGAACTGACCCAGTGGTGGACGGACGCGGCGGGCCGGTTCGCGCTGTCCCTGTCGGTCGCCGACGGCGTGGCCGGCTGA
- a CDS encoding extracellular solute-binding protein — MKMRFLAVCTTLAAATALTGCSGSADTAGGPQKVTLWLMKGSAPEDFTAKFTAEFETEHPGIDLDVKIQEWTGIGDKVNAVLDGTSKESADVIEVGNTQVATYIEKGGLEELTLEGLREWGSKDWLKGLADPGTINGAQYGVPWYAANRVVIYHKDLFASAGIKTPPKNRQEWIQATEKLDKGDQQGIYLAGQNWYVLAGFIWDEGGELAVETNGKWVGGLDDDKALAGMDFYKQLQALGDGPKGADEETPPQSQVFARGQVAQIIAPPGQAAEIEAANPALKGKLGFFPIPGKTSDKAGAVFTGGSDLIIPARTGQRKGAVDVITALVSEKWQTELARTMSYVPNKTTLARAVEGNEGAAAMAPGAAQGRATPTSARWAEVEAKNPIKPFMTAVLTGRDPKQAARAASEEIGKVLSSDR, encoded by the coding sequence TTGAAGATGCGCTTCCTCGCCGTGTGCACAACCCTCGCGGCCGCTACCGCCCTCACGGGCTGCAGCGGGTCGGCCGACACGGCCGGGGGGCCGCAGAAGGTCACGCTCTGGCTGATGAAGGGCAGCGCACCGGAGGACTTCACAGCCAAGTTCACCGCGGAGTTCGAGACGGAACACCCCGGCATCGACCTCGACGTCAAGATCCAGGAGTGGACGGGCATCGGCGACAAGGTCAACGCCGTCCTCGACGGCACGAGCAAGGAGAGCGCCGACGTCATCGAGGTCGGCAACACCCAGGTCGCCACGTACATCGAGAAGGGCGGCCTCGAAGAGCTCACCCTCGAAGGCCTGCGCGAATGGGGCAGCAAGGACTGGCTCAAGGGCCTCGCCGACCCGGGAACCATCAACGGCGCCCAGTACGGAGTCCCCTGGTACGCCGCCAACCGGGTGGTCATCTACCACAAGGACCTCTTCGCGAGCGCCGGCATCAAGACCCCGCCCAAGAACCGACAGGAGTGGATACAGGCCACCGAGAAGCTCGACAAGGGCGACCAGCAGGGCATCTACCTCGCAGGTCAGAACTGGTACGTCCTCGCCGGCTTCATCTGGGACGAGGGCGGCGAACTCGCCGTCGAGACCAACGGCAAGTGGGTCGGCGGGCTCGACGACGACAAGGCCCTGGCCGGCATGGACTTCTACAAGCAGCTCCAGGCCCTCGGCGACGGGCCCAAGGGCGCCGACGAGGAGACGCCCCCTCAGTCGCAGGTCTTCGCCCGTGGCCAGGTCGCCCAGATCATCGCCCCGCCCGGCCAGGCCGCCGAGATCGAGGCGGCCAACCCCGCCCTGAAGGGCAAGCTCGGCTTCTTCCCGATCCCCGGCAAGACCTCCGACAAGGCGGGGGCCGTCTTCACCGGCGGCTCCGACCTGATCATCCCGGCGCGGACCGGACAGCGGAAGGGCGCCGTGGACGTGATCACGGCCCTCGTCAGCGAGAAGTGGCAGACCGAACTCGCGCGCACGATGAGCTACGTGCCCAACAAGACCACCCTCGCGCGCGCCGTCGAGGGCAACGAGGGCGCGGCAGCCATGGCTCCCGGCGCCGCCCAGGGCCGCGCCACCCCCACCTCCGCCCGCTGGGCCGAGGTCGAGGCGAAGAACCCGATCAAGCCCTTCATGACGGCCGTGCTCACCGGCCGCGACCCCAAGCAGGCCGCCCGCGCCGCCTCCGAGGAGATCGGCAAGGTCCTCAGCTCCGACCGCTGA
- a CDS encoding lysophospholipid acyltransferase family protein: MSVWLPTSPCTPEACAGHGGDTASVPRAVLRLAAAVALILLGILGAPPVRLLPAGPRHTVVRAWSTALVRAFGIRITVHGSPGPGGGRLLVANHISWLDIPLVAAVLPCRMLAKSDIRAWPVLGRLAGRAGTLFIERDRIRALPATIGTVTGALLAGDRVTVFPEGSTWCGRAQGTFRRAAFQAALDARVPVQPLRLTYLCRDGNPAGAPAFVGDDPLTASLWRIARARGVRAEVRLLPRIPPGRYAHRRDLAAAAQRAVVGARAATPAPDLLPGVPAQPATPSATDRDSANRPAASVHHWVSSSPAAASSLRTPS, from the coding sequence ATGAGCGTCTGGCTGCCCACCTCGCCCTGCACCCCCGAAGCCTGCGCCGGGCACGGAGGGGACACCGCGAGCGTTCCCCGGGCGGTGCTCAGACTCGCCGCCGCCGTGGCCCTGATCCTGCTGGGGATCCTGGGCGCCCCGCCGGTCCGGCTGCTGCCGGCCGGCCCCCGGCACACGGTGGTACGGGCCTGGTCGACCGCGCTCGTACGGGCCTTCGGCATCCGGATCACCGTGCACGGCAGCCCGGGGCCGGGCGGCGGCCGGCTCCTGGTCGCCAACCACATTTCCTGGCTGGACATCCCGCTGGTGGCCGCCGTGCTGCCCTGCCGGATGCTGGCCAAGAGCGACATCCGGGCCTGGCCCGTGCTCGGCCGCCTCGCCGGACGGGCCGGCACCCTGTTCATCGAGCGCGACCGGATCCGTGCCCTGCCCGCCACCATCGGGACCGTCACCGGCGCGCTGCTGGCCGGGGACCGGGTCACCGTCTTCCCCGAGGGCTCGACGTGGTGCGGGCGGGCCCAGGGCACCTTCCGCCGGGCCGCCTTCCAAGCAGCCCTGGACGCCCGGGTCCCCGTACAGCCGCTGCGGCTCACCTACCTGTGCCGCGACGGGAATCCGGCCGGGGCGCCCGCCTTCGTCGGGGACGACCCGCTGACCGCCTCGCTGTGGCGGATCGCCCGGGCCCGCGGGGTGCGGGCCGAGGTCAGGCTGCTGCCGCGGATCCCGCCGGGCCGGTACGCGCACCGGCGGGACCTCGCGGCAGCCGCTCAGCGGGCCGTCGTCGGGGCGCGGGCCGCGACCCCCGCCCCGGACCTGCTACCGGGCGTCCCCGCTCAGCCGGCCACGCCGTCGGCGACCGACAGGGACAGCGCGAACCGGCCCGCCGCGTCCGTCCACCACTGGGTCAGTTCCAGCCCCGCCGCCGCCAGCTCCTTGCGCACGCCCTCCTGA
- a CDS encoding pentapeptide repeat-containing protein, with product MAFTGQRGVRMTSREVVEEYGRGRRDFTYVEVAKADFSGMNLEGIRFYGARLTGAEFAGTSLLHAQFKDADLTEADFTGSTLAVSDLIGARFRGTVFSRVDFTGAALDGADCTGADFRGAFLNSVKVEGAHFSGASFDGARLSRANLSNTDLGALCGARNLRHDNPCSIDAHAVMKSYGHPELYKFMLRCGVPALFAESMIDCARTLGG from the coding sequence GTGGCATTCACAGGGCAGCGCGGCGTCCGGATGACCTCGAGGGAAGTCGTCGAGGAATACGGTCGAGGGCGGCGGGACTTCACCTATGTCGAGGTGGCGAAAGCCGATTTCTCCGGCATGAACCTGGAGGGCATCCGCTTTTACGGGGCACGGCTGACCGGGGCCGAATTTGCCGGCACCTCGCTGCTCCACGCCCAGTTCAAGGACGCCGACCTCACGGAAGCCGACTTCACGGGATCCACGCTGGCCGTCTCCGACCTGATAGGAGCGCGCTTCAGGGGCACGGTGTTCAGCCGTGTCGATTTCACCGGCGCCGCCCTGGACGGAGCCGACTGCACCGGCGCCGACTTCAGGGGAGCGTTCCTGAACAGCGTGAAGGTTGAGGGTGCACATTTCAGCGGGGCCAGCTTTGACGGGGCAAGACTGAGTCGTGCGAACCTGAGCAACACGGATCTCGGGGCCTTGTGCGGGGCGAGAAACCTCCGGCACGACAATCCCTGCTCGATCGACGCCCATGCCGTCATGAAGTCGTACGGCCACCCCGAACTGTACAAGTTCATGCTTCGTTGCGGCGTCCCCGCCCTCTTCGCCGAAAGCATGATCGATTGCGCGCGAACACTCGGAGGGTGA
- a CDS encoding LLM class flavin-dependent oxidoreductase: protein MIRKLSILDRSRTRQGHPAPQALRDTVALARTAEELGYHRFWVSEHHSVPGVAGSAPTVLAAAVAGATHRIRVGTGGVMLPNHQPMVVAEQFGVLESLFPGRIDMGLGRSVGFTGGIRRALGRDTGDADRFEEQLTELLGWLDGTQRAHPEVHARPAEGLRIPAYVLATGEGAQIAARAGLPLVVGDLRALGRVGELARAYREEFRPSARTVEPYVVVSGTVAVAATEAEARRILVPEAWALTHSRTRGSFPPLRPAQEIEALEMTPKERELYEGALAGHVHGTEDQVAAQLSEVADRTGADELLVTTSTYDRTALLDSYARLARIAGL from the coding sequence GTGATCCGAAAACTCTCGATACTCGACCGCTCGCGCACCCGTCAGGGCCACCCGGCCCCGCAGGCCCTGCGCGACACCGTGGCGCTGGCCCGGACGGCCGAGGAACTCGGCTACCACCGCTTCTGGGTCTCGGAGCACCACAGCGTTCCCGGCGTCGCGGGCTCGGCGCCGACGGTACTGGCCGCCGCCGTCGCCGGAGCGACGCACCGGATCCGGGTCGGCACGGGCGGGGTCATGCTGCCCAACCACCAGCCGATGGTGGTGGCGGAACAGTTCGGGGTCCTGGAGTCGCTGTTCCCCGGCCGGATCGACATGGGCCTCGGCCGTTCGGTCGGCTTCACGGGCGGCATCCGGCGGGCGCTGGGCCGCGACACCGGCGACGCCGACCGCTTCGAGGAACAACTGACCGAGCTGCTGGGGTGGCTCGACGGCACCCAGCGGGCCCACCCCGAGGTGCACGCCCGCCCCGCCGAGGGGCTGCGGATCCCGGCCTACGTCCTGGCCACCGGGGAGGGCGCCCAGATCGCCGCCCGGGCCGGACTGCCGCTGGTGGTGGGCGACCTGCGGGCCCTCGGCCGGGTGGGCGAGCTCGCCCGGGCGTACCGCGAAGAGTTCCGGCCCTCCGCCCGGACGGTGGAGCCGTACGTCGTGGTCTCGGGCACGGTGGCGGTCGCGGCCACCGAGGCGGAGGCCCGCCGCATCCTGGTCCCGGAGGCCTGGGCCCTCACGCACTCCCGTACCCGGGGCAGCTTCCCGCCGCTGCGCCCGGCGCAGGAGATCGAGGCGCTGGAGATGACCCCGAAGGAGCGCGAGCTCTACGAGGGCGCCCTCGCCGGGCACGTCCACGGCACGGAGGACCAGGTGGCGGCGCAGCTGTCGGAGGTCGCGGACCGGACCGGCGCGGACGAACTGCTGGTCACCACCTCCACGTACGACCGCACGGCGCTACTGGACTCCTACGCGCGCCTGGCCCGCATCGCGGGCCTCTGA
- the egtC gene encoding ergothioneine biosynthesis protein EgtC translates to MCRHLAYLGPVVALGELLSGPEHSLVRQSWEPRRQRSGTVNADGFGIGWYAEGDPVPARYRRSGPIWGDLTFTDLARVVRSGAVLAAVRDATDPGADGEAAAAPFADGPWLFSHNGAVRNWPGSAAPLAAGLPPAELLRLAARTDSALVWALVLHRLRAGDDLGTALAEPVRELASAAPGSRLNLLLTDGVTIAATAWGDSLWYLADADQRRTVVASEPYDDDSRWREVPDRTLLTATRTRVELTPLKENSL, encoded by the coding sequence ATGTGCCGTCATCTGGCCTACCTCGGACCGGTGGTGGCGCTCGGGGAGCTGCTGAGCGGGCCGGAGCATTCGCTGGTGCGCCAGTCCTGGGAGCCGCGCCGCCAGCGGTCCGGGACGGTCAACGCCGACGGCTTCGGCATCGGCTGGTACGCGGAAGGGGACCCGGTGCCCGCCCGCTACCGGCGGTCCGGGCCGATCTGGGGCGACCTGACCTTCACCGATCTCGCCCGGGTGGTCCGCAGCGGGGCCGTGCTGGCCGCCGTACGGGACGCCACGGACCCCGGGGCCGACGGGGAGGCGGCCGCGGCGCCGTTCGCGGACGGGCCGTGGCTGTTCAGCCACAACGGCGCGGTGCGGAACTGGCCCGGGTCCGCCGCCCCGCTCGCGGCCGGGCTACCGCCCGCGGAACTGCTCCGGTTGGCCGCGCGCACCGACTCGGCGCTGGTCTGGGCACTGGTCCTGCACCGGCTGCGGGCCGGGGACGACCTGGGCACGGCGCTCGCCGAGCCGGTCCGGGAGCTGGCCTCGGCAGCTCCCGGCTCCCGGCTGAACCTGCTGCTCACGGACGGCGTCACGATCGCCGCGACGGCCTGGGGCGATTCGCTCTGGTACCTGGCCGACGCGGACCAGCGGCGCACCGTGGTGGCCTCCGAGCCGTACGACGACGACAGCCGGTGGCGCGAAGTGCCCGACCGGACCCTGCTGACCGCCACCCGCACCAGGGTCGAACTGACCCCGCTCAAGGAGAACTCCCTGTGA
- a CDS encoding excinuclease ABC subunit UvrA — translation MHQATGTPAPPPASLDPYVRVRGAREHNLRGVDVDIPRDALTVFTGVSGSGKSSLAFGTLYAEAQRRYFESVAPYARRLIHQIGAPKVDSVTGLPPAVSLEQRRSSPGSRSSVGTVTLLSNSLRMLYSRAGTYPPGAERLDSDAFSPNTAAGACPSCHGLGRIHRTSEELLVPDPQLSIRQGAIAAWPGAWQGKNLRDILETLGHDVDRPWRELPAKDREWILFTEEQPVVTVHPVREAERIQRPYQGTYMSAHRYVMRTFADSKSATLRARAEKFLADSPCPVCEGRRLRPEALAVTFAGRTIAELAALALTDLDGVLASAPLDGEAARVLAEDLRSRIGPVTELGLGYLSLDRTAPTLSAGELQRLRLATQLRSGLFGVVYVLDEPSAGLHPADTEALLGVLDRLKEAGNTVFVVEHHLDVVRHADWLVDVGPLAGEHGGQVLHSGPPQELAGVAGSATARHLFAAREPAAAPRQVRAATGAVRLTGVDRHNLRELEAQFPLGVFTAVTGVSGSGKSTLVGQVLAREVGERLAEADYPVRRLVEVDQKPIGRTPRSNLATYTGLFDVVRRLFTAAPEARARGWKAGRFSFNVPGGRCETCQGEGFVSVELMFLPSTYAPCPECAGARYNAETLEVRYAGLNIAEVLGLTVESAAAFFADVPAAARSLRALEEIGLGYLRLGQPATELSGGEAQRIKLATELQRLRRDHTLYLLDEPTTGLHPADVRVLLRQLHGLVDAGHSVVVVEHDMEVVAGADWVIDLGPGGGTAGGRVVAAGTPSEVACAPGSRTAPYLARALGSD, via the coding sequence ATGCACCAGGCCACCGGTACCCCCGCCCCTCCCCCCGCGTCCCTCGACCCCTACGTACGGGTCCGGGGCGCCCGGGAGCACAATCTGCGCGGCGTCGACGTGGACATCCCGCGCGACGCGCTGACCGTGTTCACCGGGGTCTCCGGCTCCGGGAAGAGCTCGCTCGCCTTCGGCACGCTCTACGCCGAGGCCCAGCGCCGGTACTTCGAGTCCGTGGCCCCCTACGCCCGGCGCCTGATCCACCAGATCGGCGCACCGAAGGTGGATTCGGTCACCGGGCTGCCGCCTGCCGTCTCGCTGGAGCAGCGCCGCTCCTCCCCCGGCTCCCGCTCCTCGGTCGGCACGGTGACCCTGCTGTCCAACTCCCTGCGGATGCTGTACTCGCGGGCCGGGACCTATCCGCCGGGTGCGGAGCGGCTCGACTCCGACGCCTTCTCGCCCAACACCGCCGCCGGGGCCTGCCCGTCCTGTCACGGGCTCGGCCGGATCCACCGCACCAGCGAGGAACTCCTCGTTCCCGACCCGCAGCTGTCGATCCGTCAGGGCGCGATCGCCGCCTGGCCGGGCGCCTGGCAGGGCAAGAACCTGCGGGACATCCTGGAGACCCTCGGCCACGACGTGGACCGGCCCTGGCGGGAGCTGCCGGCGAAGGACCGCGAGTGGATCCTGTTCACCGAGGAGCAGCCGGTGGTGACCGTGCACCCGGTGCGGGAGGCCGAACGGATCCAACGGCCCTACCAGGGCACGTACATGAGCGCCCACCGCTACGTCATGCGGACCTTCGCCGACAGCAAGAGCGCCACCCTGCGGGCCCGCGCCGAGAAGTTCCTCGCCGACTCGCCGTGTCCGGTGTGCGAGGGGCGGCGGCTGCGCCCGGAGGCCCTCGCCGTGACCTTCGCCGGGCGGACCATCGCGGAGCTGGCGGCGCTGGCACTGACCGACCTGGACGGCGTACTGGCCTCCGCGCCCCTGGACGGCGAGGCGGCGCGGGTGCTCGCCGAGGACCTGCGCTCCCGGATCGGGCCCGTCACGGAGCTGGGGCTGGGCTATTTGAGCCTGGACCGGACCGCGCCGACCCTGTCCGCGGGCGAGCTGCAGCGGCTGCGGTTGGCGACGCAACTGCGGTCGGGGCTGTTCGGGGTCGTGTACGTGCTGGACGAGCCGTCGGCGGGGCTGCACCCGGCCGACACCGAGGCGCTGCTCGGCGTACTGGACCGGCTGAAGGAGGCCGGGAACACGGTCTTCGTCGTGGAACACCATCTCGATGTGGTGCGGCACGCGGACTGGCTGGTGGACGTGGGGCCGCTGGCCGGCGAGCACGGCGGGCAGGTGCTCCACAGCGGGCCGCCGCAGGAGCTGGCCGGGGTGGCGGGGTCGGCGACGGCCCGACACCTGTTCGCGGCGCGGGAGCCGGCCGCGGCCCCCCGGCAGGTGCGCGCGGCGACCGGGGCGGTGCGGTTGACCGGGGTGGACCGGCACAACCTGCGGGAGCTGGAGGCACAGTTCCCGCTCGGGGTGTTCACGGCCGTCACCGGGGTGTCCGGGTCGGGCAAGTCCACGCTGGTGGGACAGGTGCTGGCCCGGGAGGTCGGCGAGCGGCTCGCGGAGGCGGACTACCCCGTGCGGCGGCTGGTGGAGGTGGACCAGAAGCCGATCGGCCGGACGCCTCGGTCCAACCTGGCCACGTACACCGGGCTGTTCGACGTGGTGCGCAGGCTCTTCACGGCGGCTCCCGAGGCGCGGGCGCGCGGCTGGAAGGCGGGCCGGTTCTCCTTCAACGTGCCGGGCGGCCGCTGCGAGACCTGCCAGGGCGAGGGTTTCGTCTCGGTGGAGCTGATGTTCCTGCCGAGTACGTACGCCCCGTGCCCCGAGTGCGCGGGGGCCCGGTACAACGCCGAGACCCTGGAGGTCCGGTACGCGGGCCTGAACATCGCGGAGGTGCTGGGCCTGACGGTGGAGTCGGCGGCCGCCTTCTTCGCCGATGTCCCGGCGGCGGCGCGCAGCCTGCGGGCGCTGGAGGAGATCGGTCTGGGTTACCTGCGGCTCGGGCAGCCGGCCACGGAGCTGTCCGGCGGCGAGGCCCAGCGGATCAAGCTGGCGACGGAACTGCAGCGGCTGCGCCGGGACCACACGCTGTACCTGCTGGACGAGCCGACGACCGGGCTGCACCCGGCCGATGTACGGGTACTGCTGCGGCAGTTGCACGGGCTGGTGGACGCCGGGCACTCGGTGGTGGTCGTGGAGCACGACATGGAGGTGGTCGCGGGCGCGGACTGGGTCATCGACCTCGGTCCGGGCGGCGGCACGGCGGGCGGCCGCGTGGTCGCCGCGGGCACGCCGTCGGAAGTGGCCTGCGCACCGGGCAGCCGCACGGCCCCGTACCTGGCGCGGGCCCTCGGGTCCGACTGA
- a CDS encoding dodecin, whose protein sequence is MSNHTYRVTEIVGTSHEGIDQAIRNGIARAGQTVRNLDWFEVVQVRGHIENGEIAHYQVGLKVGFRLEGED, encoded by the coding sequence ATGTCCAATCACACGTACCGGGTGACCGAGATCGTCGGCACCTCCCACGAGGGCATCGATCAGGCCATCCGCAACGGGATCGCCCGGGCGGGCCAGACCGTGCGGAACCTGGACTGGTTCGAGGTGGTTCAGGTACGCGGCCACATCGAGAACGGGGAGATCGCCCACTACCAGGTGGGGCTCAAGGTCGGCTTCCGCCTCGAGGGCGAGGACTGA